AGGTGCTCTAGCTTCCCCGCACCGCCCGAAGCTATGACTGGTATGCCTACAGCTTCGGCAACGGCCCTTGTCATCTCCAGGTCATATCCTTGCTTGGTTCCGTCAGCATCCTTGCTGGTGAGCAGAATCTCCCCTGCACCCAGCTGCTCTACTCTCTTCGCCCATTTGACAATATCTAGCCCGGTCGCCTCGGTGCCACTCTTGACCACCACCTCCAGTCTGGGACGGCCGCTGTCAGGCGGATTCTTTCTGCCGTCGATGGCAACAACGAGCCTCCCTTTTCCGAACTCTTTGGAAGCTCGTGTCACAAGCTGTGGGTTCTTCACCGCGGCGGTGTTGATGGACACCTTGCTCACACCGAGGTCAAAAAGGTCTTGCATGTCTTCCGTGCTGCTGATTCCACCCCCCACGGCGAAGGGGATCGTGACCTTATCGGCCACCTTCCTTACCCATTCCAACCGTGTCTTCCTATTCTCCACTGTAGCCATAATGTCCAAGAACACAAGCTCATCTGCCCCTTCTCGGCAATAGGCTTCGGCCGCCTCTACGGGGTCACGAGCATCTCTCAGGTCAACGAAATTCACCCCCTTGACTACCCTCCCATCTTTCACATCTAGACACGGTATGATTCTGACTGCGTCCACACGATACCTCCTGAAATCCAATCAGCCAAATCCGTTCAGCGATCGCCTGCGCCAGCTTCTCCTGCTTCACGGATAGGCCGAAGCACATTGTAGCTGAGTAGGAGCACCACATCAAATCGGCACCTCTCCTTAGTGCAGAGTCCAATGTTGCGTCTGATGGCTAGGAGGAGTCAAGTGCCCACACAGCAAGCCGGCGGGCATCCTTGTCCGTTGCTGGTCACTGTGGCTAGCGCCGTCTTGCATGGTCCGCCCGGCAAGCAGCGTGGTGACATTCTGGCTTTTTGTTTAACTCGAATCCCCTTCGGCCCACCATTCCGTACAAAAGGTAAAACCTTCGAGAAAAGCTTCCCACTAGTGTTTTGATGGCTCGGTTCGAATCCCGCTAGGCAGATGACTCCACTTGATTCTAGTAGACAGAGCTTAAGAAAGTACTAGTATTGGCTTTTATTTTCCTTTGGTGATGTTCGTTCGGACCCAATCCTCGATCATTTCACCGTGAGACTATAAGGCCTC
The window above is part of the Chloroflexota bacterium genome. Proteins encoded here:
- the hisF gene encoding imidazole glycerol phosphate synthase subunit HisF, which codes for MDAVRIIPCLDVKDGRVVKGVNFVDLRDARDPVEAAEAYCREGADELVFLDIMATVENRKTRLEWVRKVADKVTIPFAVGGGISSTEDMQDLFDLGVSKVSINTAAVKNPQLVTRASKEFGKGRLVVAIDGRKNPPDSGRPRLEVVVKSGTEATGLDIVKWAKRVEQLGAGEILLTSKDADGTKQGYDLEMTRAVAEAVGIPVIASGGAGKLEHLYEAVAIGKAAAVLAASIFHFGEISVSEAKRYLKQKGIAVRT